One Besnoitia besnoiti strain Bb-Ger1 chromosome VIII, whole genome shotgun sequence DNA segment encodes these proteins:
- a CDS encoding hypothetical protein (encoded by transcript BESB_082540) has product MITGEFWDTWPPHFHPGPEENPDTGECLPTCLADSSTFSPAGKLTCESRPHCSLEDASLCDNPLETLDLKKPAQQPESTLCVDQEELDVPLPPLELLHPSQVLTTALADVRNARRLHRIENTPLNLLLSSDEIDDLKESFVKSTTGSFFLSKDGLACLLEKYQKKVSDAELTLLFDQFTTFRPQRPRRSVHAAEGVASSTTESRPATIHAPRGDKEPAPAQNKDAGISLDDDGQDNHQDVEDKGFPLENEGLDFTRFARLMVLVSQAERQQAEFDAATLPPPTSADHHATSQQN; this is encoded by the exons ATGATCACCG GCGAGTTCTGGGATACGTGGCCACCGCATTTCCATCCAGGACCAGAGGAGAATCCTGACACTGGAGAGTGCCTGCCCACGTGTCTCGCGGATAGCAGCACCTTCAGCCCCGCCGGCAAGTTGACCTGCGAGAGTCGACCCCACTGCAGTCTGGAGgatgcgtctctctgcgacAATCCACTAGAGACTTTAGACTTGAAGAAGCCCGCTCAACAACCCGAGAGTACCCTATGCGTTGACCAGGAAGAACTAGATGTTCCGCTTCCCCCCCTGGAGCTTCTGCATCCGAGTCAAGTACTTACTACTGCGCTAGCGGACGTCCGAAATGCGCGCAGGCTCCACAGAATCGAGAACACACCA CTGAACTTGTTACTGTCGAGTGACGAGATCGACGACCTGAAAGAATCCTTCGTGAAGTCGACCACG GGCAGTTTCTTCCTTAGTAAGGATGGTCTGGCGTGCTTACTCGAGAAATACCAGAAGAAGGTGTCTG acgcggaactGACATTGCTTTTTGACCAGTTTACGACATTCAGACCTCAACGGCCCCGTCGCTCTGTCCACGCAGCGGAGGGAGTCGCGTCTAGCACAACAGAGAGCCGACCCGCCACAATCCATGCACCGAGG GGCGACAAAGAAccagcgccagcgcagaaCAAGGATGCGGGTATCAGtctcgacgacgacgggcAAGACAACCACCAGGACGTCGAGGACAAAGGGTTTCCGCTCGAAAATGAAGGCCTCGACTTCACACGCTTTGCACGCCTGATGGTACTCGTGTCGCAGGCGGAGCGGCAGCAAGCAGAGTTCGATGCGGCAACTTTGCCGCCGCCCACCAGCGCTGATCACCACGCGACCAGCCAGCAGAACTGA
- a CDS encoding hypothetical protein (encoded by transcript BESB_082550), whose protein sequence is MTGDPRNLLKCAEIVLYALRLFTAVVADAFYRSDLEGLNELMQTHLPVVRRALMHILSLVAALSTAEEEKFAPVLALLQHVVLDFSALEEAVVHAVSTAPGGAEASPESEPKYEPKPYQKVVVVKGRRSAVPLKTKNKSASWLMRTGGAALALLAVLWVFRKRRPSFVDALGLHLRNRFDRGREFGAAAAAALRVITDPPPPYSPPRSPFIMPTGHPISAAWGSPSPYFAAGDTPRVMPSAPPPP, encoded by the coding sequence ATGACCGGCGATCCGCGCAACCTCCTCAAATGCGCAGAAATTGTGCTCTATGCTTTGAGGCTTTTTACTGCGGTTGTCGCGGACGCTTTCTACCGTAGCGACCTAGAAGGTCTCAACGAACTCATGCAGACACACCTTCCCGTGGTAAGACGAGCACTCATGCATATCCTGTCTTTAGTGGCCGCCCTGTCgacggcagaggaggagaaatTCGCACCTGTGCTCGCTCTTCTACAACATGTCGTGCTAGATTTTAGTGCATTGGAGGAGGCGGTTGTTCATGCAGTATCCACCGCACCAGGGGGTGCAGAGGCTTCTCCAGAGAGCGAGCCAAAGTATGAACCCAAGCCATACCAGAAGGTGGTGGTAGTGAAGGGCCGGCGAAGTGCAGTGCCACTGAAGACAAAAAACAAGTCAGCATCATGGCTTATGCGGACGGGAGGGGCTGCTCTAGCGCTTCTGGCGGTCTTGTGGGTGTTTCGAAAAAGGCGTCCATCGTTTGTGGACGCCCTCGGGCTTCATCTGAGAAACAGATTTGATCGTGGCCGTGAgttcggcgccgctgcggcagctgctctGCGCGTCATCACTGACCCTCCGCCTCCTTATTCTCCTCCCCGTTCCCCCTTCATTATGCCAACCGGCCATCCGATTTCTGCGGCATGGGGGAGCCCTTCACCGTACTTCGCAGCAGGAGATACTCCACGTGTCATGCCGTctgctcccccccccccctag